Proteins co-encoded in one Lates calcarifer isolate ASB-BC8 linkage group LG17, TLL_Latcal_v3, whole genome shotgun sequence genomic window:
- the mfsd12b gene encoding major facilitator superfamily domain-containing protein 12, which translates to MEQFVSPDRSLSVCKRVCYAAGHFLNDLCASMWFTYLLVYLHSVLGFQSTYAGVMLLIGQIADGVCTPLVGYESDRTQGVLRYGKRKTWHLLGIVCVLVSFPFIFTPCLACSDNTPQWAQILYFSPFIIIFQFGWAATQISHLSLIPELVSSESAKVELTAYRYAFTVAANLTVYTVAWLLFHFQAQHSVDPSIADNLSQEDIPLFRMLALIVLGIGALFSLIFHVGTKEGPSASERENRLIESSSIQEPLTRPVFQWKQWLKEPSFYQVAFLYMCTRLIVNLSQTYISVYLTNSLMLPKNFIAIIPLVIYVSSFVCSLVMKPVSKRIGISITYLFGLLLVLGFATWVFVDKHMGAESIYGAAVLLGAGSATILVMSLSMTATLIGEQTQSGAFVYGSMSLTDKVANGVGVIIIQSVRPCSTESCCPACVWFYRDVMATVTGGVALAAALCLLTILIWPIRIRKN; encoded by the exons ATGGAGCAGTTTGTGTCTCCTGATCGGTCTTTGTCAGTCTGCAAGCGGGTATGTTACGCAGCGGGACATTTCCTGAACGACCTGTGCGCCTCTATGTGGTTCACGTACCTGCTGGTCTACCTCCACTCCGTGCTCGGCTTCCAGAGCACCTACGCGGGTGTGATGCTGCTGATTGGTCAGATAGCGGACGGGGTGTGTACGCCTCTGGTTGGGTATGAGTCCGACAGAACGCAGGGCGTGCTGAGGTACGGCAAGAGGAAAACCTGGCATCTCCTGG GAATCGTTTGCGTCCTGGTGTCTTTCCCCTTCATCTTCACCCCGTGCCTGGCCTGCTCCGACAACACTCCTCAGTGGGCTCAGATCCTCTACTTCTCtcccttcatcatcatcttccagTTCGGCTGGGCAGCCACTCAGATCTCGCACCTCTCTCTCATCCCGGAGCTGGTGTCCAGTGAGAGCGCCAAGGTGGAGCTCACTGCGTACAG GTATGCGTTCACTGTGGCGGCCAACCTCACGGTCTACACTGTGGCCTGGCTCCTCTTTCACTTCCAGGCTCAGCACAGTGTGGATCCGTCCATTGCAGACAACCTGAGCCAGGAGGACATCCCTCTGTTCAGG ATGCTGGCCCTCATTGTGCTGGGCATCGGGGCCTTATTCTCCCTGATATTCCATGTTGGTACAAAAGAGGGTCCCTCagcctcagagagagagaatcggCTGATTGAATCTTCCTCGATACAGGAGCCTTTGACTCGTCCTGTATTTCAGTGGAAGCAGTGGTTAAAGGAGCCCTCCTTCTATCAG GTGGCTTTTCTGTACATGTGCACCAGACTAATAGTCAACTTGTCTCAGACCTACATCTCCGTTTACCTCACCAACTCACTGATGTTACCAAAG AACTTCATTGCCATCATTCCTCTGGTGATTTACGTCAGCAGCTTTGTGTGCTCTCTGGTCATGAAACCAGTCAGCAAGCGCATCGGCATCAGT atcacCTATTTGTTTGGCTTACTGCTGGTGCTTGGCTTTGCCACCTGGGTGTTTGTGGACAAACACATGGGAGCTGAAAGCATCTATGGAGCGGCAGTGCTGCTGGGAGCCGGTTCAGCTACAATCCTGGTCATGTCTCTGTCCATGACGGCCACGCTCATCGGAGAGCAGACG CAAAGTGGAGCCTTTGTTTATGGATCAATGAGCCTCACAGACAAGGTGGCTAATGGCGTGGGGGTCATCATCATCCAGAGCGTCCGACCATGCAG CACAGAGTCTTGCTGCCCGGCCTGCGTTTGGTTCTATCGTGACGTCATGGCGACAGTTACCGGGGGCGTCGCTTTGGCTGCAGCACTGTGCCTGCTCACAATTCTCATCTGGCCAATCAGGATACGGAAAAATTAG